Genomic window (Fibrobacter sp.):
GTGACATTGGACATGAGTTCCGTGTTGCGGGGAACCAGGGTGCTAGGTCCGCAAAGCGTCACATGGGCACCCATGGTGGTCATGCCCCAGAGGTTACTGCGGGCGACCCTGCTGTGGCGGATGTCGCCTACGATGGTCACGTTCTTACCTTCGAGAGTCCCAAGCTTTTCTTCTACGGTAAGCATGTCTAGAAGCGCCTGGGTCGGATGCTCGTGGGCGCCATCTCCGGCATTCACGATGATGGCCTTACTGTTGTCGGCCAAAAACTTCGGAACACCCGTCCCCTTGTGGCGGACCACCACGATATCGATTTTCATGGCCTCGATGTTGCGGAGGGTATCAACCAGAGTTTCTCCTTTCTTGACGCTGGAGTTGCTGCTGGTAAAGTTCACCGTGTCTGCAGAGAGCCGCTTTTCCGCCAGTTCAAAACTGGTGCGGGTGCGGGTACTGTTTTCAAAGAACAGGTTCACCACCGTCATACCCCGAAGGCTCGGCACCTTTTTCACGGGGCGTTCAAGGACTTCTCTAAACTGTTTTGCGTGGTCGAGAATCAGGCGAATATCTTGTTTCGATACGCCGCGCAGTCCAAACAGGTGCTTAATTTCAAGTGCGCTCAAGCTAAGCCTCCACTTCTACGAGATAGACGGAATTTTCATTGTCAATGGGTTCGATGTTCACCCGGACTTCCTGGTTCTGTGCGGTTTCAACGGTGAGTCCCACGCAGTCGGGTGCGATGGGCAGTTCCCTATGGCCCCGATCCACCAGAACGCAGAGCCGAACCACCGATGGGCGTCCAAAGTCCAAAATGGCCTGAAGGGCCGCTCGAACGGAGCGACCTGTGTACAGGACGTCATCTACCAGAATCACCACCTTGCCTTCTACGCTGGCGGGCATCTCGGTAAAACGCATTTCCGTAGAGCCCAGTTTTTTGCGGTAGTGGAAATCATCGCGGTAGAACGTGGCATCCAGGCTGCCGGTCTCGATGGGTTTCCCGAACTTTTCGCTCAAGCGCTTGCTGAGCTTTTGTGCCAGGGGAATCCCGCGGCTTGCCATGCCGAGAACAATCATGTTGTCGGCACTGGGGTGCATCTTTGCAATCTTTGCTGCCATCTCGTCCAAGGCAAATTCCATAGCCTGGGCCGAGAGGAGTTCTTGAAGTCTTTTGCAGTTGTCTTTCATATAGGCATCAGCGCGGTCGCAAGCTCCCTCTGAGGTGTGAGGTCATTCGCTCCGCTCATTTTGAGGTATTTTCACGCTAGAAGTTAGATTTTTTCAAGGACTTTTTTCTTTTGCACTCCATAAAATACACCTTGTTTTTATATATATAAGCAGGACTTTGCGTTACGTCGGAATGCAGCAAAAAATTGCCCATACCTCAAAGCGTAGCGACCTCATACCCCATTCCTAAAGGAGTTCCCATGTTCAACCAGCTCGACAAACCCCAGGCAGGCGAAACTATCGCCATCATGAAAACCAATCACGGCACCATGAAGCTCCGCCTCTTCGAAGAACGGGTGGGCGAATGCGCCACCAACTTCATCGAACTTGCCAAGCAGGGCAAGTACGACGGCGCTCCCTTCCACCGCATCATCAAGAACTTCATGATCCAGGGCGGCGACTTCACCAACAGGAACGGCACCGGCGGACACTCCGCCAAGGGCCCGGGCACCACCATCGGCGACAAGTACGACCCCTGCCTTTCCCACATGCGGGGCGCCCTCAGCTGGGCAAAGACCGCCATGCCCAACTCCATCGGCAGCCAGTTCTTCATCGTTCATGGCGACGACGTACATTTCTTGGACCACGACCAGGTGGGCCCCGGCCCTGCCGACGGCTACTCCGTATTCGGCCAGCTCTACGAGGGCTTCGAGGTCCTGGACGAAATCGCCGGAGTCAAGACGGACCGTAGCGACCGTCCCTTCGACGACGTGATTATCGAAAGCGTGACCATCGAGAAGGCTTAGGAGAGGGAACAGGATCTAGAGACTAGGATCTAGGGGGCGGCTCTGCCGCGATTATCTACTCTAGCCCCTAACCCCTAGCCTCTAGCCCATTAATTGAAAAATTTTCATTTTTTCGAAAATCCCCCCTTGACAGGAGCCAAATAAATTTCTCTATTTGGCTCACCTTTCGGGGTTATAGCTCAGTTGGTAGAGCGCCTGCATGGCATGCAGGAGGTCAGGAGTTCGACTCTCCTTAGCTCCACTCAAAAGACCTGCCTATTTGGCGGGTCTTTTTGTTTTCCCTGTATTGTCCTTACTTGCTGGACTTGTCCTGCTTTGTATCC
Coding sequences:
- a CDS encoding aspartate carbamoyltransferase catalytic subunit, which translates into the protein MSALEIKHLFGLRGVSKQDIRLILDHAKQFREVLERPVKKVPSLRGMTVVNLFFENSTRTRTSFELAEKRLSADTVNFTSSNSSVKKGETLVDTLRNIEAMKIDIVVVRHKGTGVPKFLADNSKAIIVNAGDGAHEHPTQALLDMLTVEEKLGTLEGKNVTIVGDIRHSRVARSNLWGMTTMGAHVTLCGPSTLVPRNTELMSNVTWESDVKKAVKNADAIIALRLQKERMDDALLPSMREYRNTFGITHELLECAKDKVLIMHPGPINRGVELDSEIADGENSVILNQVTNGVAVRMAVLYLLAGGRAHE
- a CDS encoding peptidylprolyl isomerase, encoding MFNQLDKPQAGETIAIMKTNHGTMKLRLFEERVGECATNFIELAKQGKYDGAPFHRIIKNFMIQGGDFTNRNGTGGHSAKGPGTTIGDKYDPCLSHMRGALSWAKTAMPNSIGSQFFIVHGDDVHFLDHDQVGPGPADGYSVFGQLYEGFEVLDEIAGVKTDRSDRPFDDVIIESVTIEKA
- the pyrR gene encoding bifunctional pyr operon transcriptional regulator/uracil phosphoribosyltransferase PyrR; the encoded protein is MKDNCKRLQELLSAQAMEFALDEMAAKIAKMHPSADNMIVLGMASRGIPLAQKLSKRLSEKFGKPIETGSLDATFYRDDFHYRKKLGSTEMRFTEMPASVEGKVVILVDDVLYTGRSVRAALQAILDFGRPSVVRLCVLVDRGHRELPIAPDCVGLTVETAQNQEVRVNIEPIDNENSVYLVEVEA